Within the Rosa rugosa chromosome 2, drRosRugo1.1, whole genome shotgun sequence genome, the region AGAAAATCGACAGTGGAGTAGTTGAggcaagaaaagaaagaaaagctaAGAGATGCTAGTGCTCTTTTTGCCATTCAACAAGTGGCGGAAGGCTATGGAAAAAGAAAGCAAGAGCGAGAACACCTTCGCCAAGGCACTTTCAAGATCTAGACTTGATCGAATTACTACGAGATTGCTCGGAGTATCATCAATGTGCATTAAGGAGGAGTGTTGAAAGTTAATACACATCGAAACATCTAAAATAATCTATATTAATTTAGAAAAGTCTAGAGCAATGAAGTGAAGTCTAAGAGTCGCTAGATTGATCTAGAATTATCATGTTATTGCACCAAGTGTCTAGAACAATCATGTAAATATGAATGTACTCAATTAAGTCTAGCATGGTCTAGACTAGTCCATCAAGGTTGGTGGTACACTGGTACTAGTGAGTAAGTCAGTTAAGAATCTCTATAAATATGTGATGCATGTATCTTGTAATCAATCAATTATGAAGTATCAAGCAGAAGCAACTAAACAAGAAATAAAAGCTTTCCTCCTCTGTTCCAATCTATTCTCCTCTTTTTCAAAGTGTCCTACTGAACTTCTCCTTCCAAGCTCTAGCTCCTAAAACTCGAGTTCTAAACACATTGTCTAAAGCTTCTGCACCAAATTCTAATAGTAGTTCAAAGCCACAAATTCTAACAATGTTAGACTTGAAAATACAGTATGAACTTAGGGAAAAGGTTTTCTTATAATCATATATATGGTCTTTGATTGTATTGTCAAAGAAAGGTTTTCAGGAAAAGGTTTGCTTTGTCTCAAAAATGAACTAGAATGAGTTCCAGTTTGTTTAATAATTGTTCAGATCATTTTTCCAACCAAATCCTATATTGATAGTCTGAAAGCAAAGGCCATAACTTGCAAAAAGtcctcttcttttcttccaaCTTGGAACTAAACAAAACCTACTGTCAACTCTCATCAAGTCATCAACTGCATATATTAAGGCATGTTGTCATTTTATAGTCGGATTTTCTTGGACTTTGTTTACCAGTCTATTTTTGCATTTATTTTTCTCAATCAAGGACCATGTCGTCTTTCTGGTTACCTTTTCTTCCCTCCAGGGCAATCAATATCATTAAGCTACAGAAACCTGAAGTCCTCACTAGGTTAACCATGAATTTTACCAATAAATGGTTTATCACAGTTGCGTGCCTTGTCTTCCTCCTTCAACCAAGTTGTTCCACTTCCTTTGAATTTGATTCCATTACTCAAAATCAACCCATCAAAGACGGTGACGTTTTGGTCTCTTTCAAAAGAAAGTTTGCACTAGGGTTTTTCAGCCCCGGAAAATCCCTAAACCGTTACGTTGGAGTATGGTATTAccaagttccaaaccaaaccatCGTCTGGGTTGCAAACAGAGACAACCCTATTCCAGTCAATGACACCTCCGGTCTCCTAGCAATTCACGGAAATGGAAGCCTGGTAATATACGGTAAGGACCGAAATACCCCTCTTTGGTCAGCTAATGTTAGTCTCTCTTCGCCAAACAGTTCCATTGCCAAGCTTTTGGATACTGGTAACCTTGTTTTGCTTGAGAATGGGGATAGTCAAAGGGTGGTGTGGCAAGGCTTTGATTATCCTTCAAATACTATGCTTTCATGTATGAAACTAGGGTTCAACAGGCAGTCTGGGCTGGATCGGTTCTTAACATCTTGGAAGTCTCAAGATGACCCGGGTACCGGGAGCTGTGTATACCGATTTGACTCAAGTGGACTTCCGCAGCTGATTTTGTACAAGGATGGAGCTATATTGTGGTGAGCTGGATCTTGGACCGGAAAGGGATTGAGCGGTATTCCTGATAGGGAAACCAAATTGATCTTCAATGTTAGTTTTGTGGACAATGAAAATGAGATATCCATTGTGTATGTTGTTACTGATGATTCAGTCTTCTCGAGAACAGTCCTTGATATGCATGGCAACGTGCAGGTATAGTGCGGGTTCTTAACGGGCCGACCCGATAAGAACCCGTTAGCTTAACGGGTTTCGCGGGCTAAACCCGGCGGGTTTGCAGGTTATCCGTTGGAACTCGTTAAAACCCGTTAAGACCcgtaaacattttttttttttactttttatcaaAGCAACTAGAACCAGTTAAAACTTATGTATATTTTTGACAACAACATTACTATATCACAAGGCACTGCAAGTAGCTTGTTTGACATTGAAAGGCAATCAAGTTGCCTATAAGAACGAGGTATTAGGTACCAAATTGGCTCGGGTATAAATGTTTCTGTCTGGTCAGATCCTTGGATCCCCAGACCATACATATTTCGACCCTATGCAGAGCCTGTTGAAGGCTTGGAGGACTTACGGGTTGCGGATTTGATTTGCCCGGAGTCTAACGATTGGATGATTACTTGGCTAGAGGAGTTGTTctttgaagaagaagttgaGTTGATCCGTAAGATTCCACTTAGTTTGAGAAACCTCGCGAACAGACTAGTATggcattttgacaagcatgGAATTTACAATGTGAAGAGTGGGTATCATATTGCGAGATGCACTGCCTCTCTTCCTACACAAGCCTCCACGTCCAATGTAGACGGTGATAAGAGATTATGGAAGTTACTTTGGCGAGTTAGGGTTCAACCAAAAGTGAGGAATTTTATTTGGAGACTGTGCAAGAATATTATTCCGACAAAAGCTAGCCTGAGCAGAAGGGTTCAGTTAGATGACCAGGTATGTGTTTT harbors:
- the LOC133729788 gene encoding G-type lectin S-receptor-like serine/threonine-protein kinase At1g11410, with product MSSFWLPFLPSRAINIIKLQKPEVLTRLTMNFTNKWFITVACLVFLLQPSCSTSFEFDSITQNQPIKDGDVLVSFKRKFALGFFSPGKSLNRYVGVWYYQVPNQTIVWVANRDNPIPVNDTSGLLAIHGNGSLVIYGKDRNTPLWSANVSLSSPNSSIAKLLDTGNLVLLENGDSQRVVWQGFDYPSNTMLSCMKLGFNRQSGLDRFLTSWKSQDDPGTGSCVYRFDSSGLPQLILYKDGAILW